One genomic segment of Corynebacterium durum includes these proteins:
- the hisG gene encoding ATP phosphoribosyltransferase: MLKVAVPNKGSLSDTASDILREAGYASRRDSKALTIIDRKNDVEFFFLRPKDIAIYVANGHLDLGITGRDLAADSLANVTEVLALGFGSSTFRYAAPTGWTIDQLNGARIATSYPNLVRTDLKKRGITADVIRLDGAVEISIKLGVADVIADVVSTGTTLRKQGLEPFGEPLCTSEAVIVGRADREVTPEQRVLLRRVEGILHAQNYLMLDYNVPRHLLDDATRITPGISGPTVSPLALDEWVAVRAMVPRKDANWIMDQLAALGAQAILASEIRIARI, translated from the coding sequence ATGCTCAAAGTAGCCGTCCCCAACAAAGGCTCCCTTTCCGACACCGCTAGCGACATCCTCCGCGAAGCAGGCTACGCCAGTCGACGCGACTCCAAAGCGCTCACCATCATTGACCGTAAAAACGACGTCGAATTCTTCTTCCTCCGGCCCAAAGATATCGCCATCTATGTTGCGAATGGACACCTTGATCTTGGCATCACCGGCCGCGACCTGGCCGCCGACTCACTCGCCAACGTCACCGAAGTCCTTGCCTTAGGGTTTGGAAGCTCCACCTTCCGATACGCCGCCCCAACAGGCTGGACGATTGACCAACTCAATGGCGCACGCATCGCCACCTCATATCCCAACCTTGTACGCACCGACCTGAAAAAGCGGGGCATCACCGCAGACGTCATCCGCCTCGACGGTGCCGTGGAAATTTCCATTAAATTAGGTGTTGCCGATGTCATTGCCGACGTCGTGTCTACCGGCACCACCTTGCGCAAACAAGGACTCGAACCCTTCGGCGAACCACTATGCACCTCCGAAGCCGTCATCGTTGGGCGTGCCGACCGTGAAGTTACCCCTGAACAACGCGTCCTCCTCCGCCGCGTCGAAGGCATCCTCCATGCCCAGAATTACCTCATGCTCGATTACAACGTCCCACGCCACTTGCTTGACGACGCCACCCGCATCACCCCCGGCATCTCAGGCCCCACCGTCTCACCTCTCGCACTAGATGAGTGGGTAGCCGTCCGCGCCATGGTCCCGCGCAAAGACGCGAACTGGATCATGGACCAACTTGCGGCACTAGGAGCACAAGCAATACTCGCATCCGAAATTAGGATCGCGCGCATATAA
- a CDS encoding adenylate kinase translates to MRIAILGRGGSGKSTLARQLGLPHIELDKLLWGADLTPQPLDWESIVSREEWVIDGDLGAYDNLAPRVARADAVVVLDFPLWLCAWRALRRGHENWEFWRWVIGYRRHLPEILAQIPAEKLHHLRHPKDIPQTLKYVASGW, encoded by the coding sequence ATGCGGATAGCCATCCTTGGTCGCGGGGGTTCCGGCAAAAGCACCCTCGCGAGACAACTGGGCCTACCCCACATCGAACTGGACAAGTTGCTATGGGGCGCTGATCTCACGCCCCAACCTCTTGACTGGGAAAGCATCGTCTCTAGGGAGGAGTGGGTTATCGACGGCGATCTAGGTGCCTATGACAATCTCGCTCCCCGTGTCGCGCGTGCCGACGCCGTAGTGGTCCTTGACTTTCCTTTATGGCTCTGCGCTTGGCGGGCGTTGCGGCGCGGTCATGAAAACTGGGAATTCTGGCGATGGGTCATAGGCTATCGCCGTCACCTACCCGAAATACTTGCCCAAATACCCGCAGAAAAACTACACCACCTACGACACCCCAAAGACATACCTCAGACGTTAAAGTACGTCGCCTCAGGGTGGTAG
- the metH gene encoding methionine synthase, with protein MITKTGFLDALSSRVLIGDGAMGTQLQSFDLDVDKDFLGLEGCNEILNDTRPDVLRKIHRAYFDAGADVVETNTFGCNLPNLADYGIEDRCRELALKGTALAREVADEYEEKFVLGSMGPGTKLPSLGHAHYEDLKRYYKEAALGMIEGGADGILIETAQDLLQVKAAVLGCHEAFDELQITLPIVCHVTVETTGTMLLGSEIGAALTALEPLGINMIGLNCATGPHEMSEHLRYLSQHASIPVSVMPNAGLPILGKNGAEYPLTPSELGDALRTFVKDYGLALVGGCCGTTPEHIRAVRDAVVDTQQAQRTPAMEDNVSSLYATMPLTQDTGITMIGERTNANGSKAFREAMLAGDWETCVDIAKQQTRDGAHMLDLCVDYVGRDGRADMAQLAGLLSTSSTLPIMIDSTEPAVIQTGLEHLGGRCAVNSVNFEDGDGPDSRYQRIMRLVKQHGAAVVALTIDEEGQARTADKKVEIATRLIEDITKTWGLDHNDIIVDCLTFPISTGQEETRRDGIETINAIRMLKEKYPRVHTTLGLSNISFGLNPAARQVLNSVFLNECIEAGLDTAIAHSSKILPMNRIDEQQREVALDMVYDRRTPDYDPLQKFMELFEGVSAADAKDARAEALAAMPLFERLAQRIVDGEKNGLETDLDAGMAEKSPIEIINQDLLGGMKTVGELFGSGQMQLPFVLQSAETMKTAVAYLENFMEATDNSGGKGKIVLATVKGDVHDIGKNLVDIILSNNGYEVVNLGIKQPISTIISAVRDHNADVVGMSGLLVKSTVIMKENLEEMNTAGASDIPVLLGGAALTRTYVENDLTDVYQGDVHYARDAFEGLRLMDDIMATKRGELVIDPAAEEKKLQRKARHERSRRIAAERKAAATPVEIPARSDVATDTPVATPPFWGTRIVKGLSLSDYLPFLDERALFMGQWGLRGTRGADGPSYDDLVETEGRPRLRYWVDRLKSEGILNHAAVVYGYFPAISAGDEVLVLESPTLDAPVRARFPFPRQQRGRFLNIADFIHSDTVDVLPFQLVTMGQPIADFANTLFANNEYRDYLEVHGMGVQLTEALAEYWHARIRSELVLDDGTVGDHDATDTKRFFDLDYRGARYSFGYGSCPDLESRRTMVDLLQPQRIGVELSEELQLHPEQSTDAFVLYHPEATYFNV; from the coding sequence ATGATTACAAAAACTGGTTTCCTTGATGCCCTTTCCTCCCGTGTTTTGATTGGTGACGGCGCGATGGGTACGCAACTACAGTCGTTTGACCTGGACGTTGATAAGGATTTTCTAGGTCTTGAGGGCTGTAATGAAATTCTCAATGACACGCGACCTGACGTTTTGCGAAAGATTCACCGCGCGTATTTCGACGCGGGTGCCGATGTGGTGGAAACCAACACTTTTGGCTGTAATCTGCCGAACCTCGCGGACTACGGCATTGAGGATCGCTGCCGCGAACTCGCCTTGAAAGGCACGGCCCTTGCCAGGGAAGTGGCTGACGAGTACGAGGAGAAATTTGTGCTTGGCTCAATGGGGCCTGGGACGAAGCTTCCGTCACTGGGACACGCCCACTACGAGGATCTGAAGCGCTACTACAAGGAAGCCGCACTGGGCATGATTGAGGGAGGTGCTGACGGCATCCTCATTGAAACTGCCCAGGACTTGCTGCAGGTCAAAGCGGCAGTGTTGGGGTGTCACGAGGCGTTTGATGAGCTTCAGATAACCCTCCCCATTGTTTGTCACGTTACTGTTGAAACAACCGGAACGATGCTGTTGGGGTCGGAAATCGGTGCGGCACTCACGGCTCTGGAACCGCTGGGCATCAACATGATTGGTTTGAATTGCGCCACCGGCCCCCACGAGATGAGCGAGCATCTGCGCTATTTATCCCAACACGCCTCTATCCCGGTGTCCGTGATGCCGAACGCTGGCCTGCCGATTCTTGGTAAAAACGGCGCAGAATACCCACTGACCCCCAGTGAATTGGGCGACGCCCTGCGCACATTCGTCAAAGATTATGGTCTTGCGCTGGTGGGGGGCTGTTGTGGTACTACCCCTGAGCATATTAGGGCGGTGAGGGACGCGGTCGTCGATACGCAGCAAGCACAGCGTACGCCAGCTATGGAAGATAATGTGTCCTCGCTGTATGCGACGATGCCGTTGACACAGGATACGGGCATTACCATGATTGGTGAGCGCACCAACGCCAACGGTTCGAAGGCGTTCCGGGAAGCGATGCTGGCCGGGGACTGGGAGACATGCGTGGATATTGCCAAGCAGCAAACCCGCGACGGTGCCCACATGCTGGATTTGTGCGTGGACTATGTGGGGCGTGATGGACGCGCGGACATGGCGCAGCTCGCGGGCTTATTGTCCACCAGCTCCACCCTTCCCATCATGATTGACTCCACCGAACCTGCTGTCATTCAAACAGGCTTGGAGCACCTGGGCGGGCGGTGTGCAGTGAACTCCGTCAACTTCGAGGATGGCGACGGCCCCGACTCCCGTTACCAGCGCATTATGCGGCTAGTTAAGCAGCACGGGGCTGCTGTGGTGGCATTGACCATTGATGAGGAAGGCCAGGCGCGTACCGCCGACAAGAAAGTCGAGATTGCAACCCGTCTAATTGAAGACATTACTAAGACGTGGGGCCTTGACCATAACGACATTATTGTGGACTGCCTGACATTTCCCATTTCCACAGGTCAGGAAGAAACCCGGCGCGACGGCATTGAAACCATTAATGCCATTCGCATGCTGAAGGAAAAGTATCCCCGCGTGCACACAACACTAGGTCTTTCTAACATTTCCTTTGGGCTGAATCCTGCCGCACGGCAAGTGCTTAATTCGGTGTTTCTGAATGAGTGCATCGAAGCTGGCCTGGACACTGCCATTGCGCATTCTTCCAAGATCCTTCCCATGAATCGCATTGACGAGCAGCAGCGTGAAGTTGCGCTCGATATGGTGTATGACCGTCGTACTCCCGACTATGATCCGCTGCAGAAATTCATGGAACTCTTTGAAGGGGTTTCTGCAGCTGACGCTAAAGATGCGCGCGCCGAAGCCCTTGCCGCCATGCCCCTCTTTGAGAGGCTAGCACAGCGTATTGTTGACGGCGAAAAGAATGGTCTGGAAACCGACTTGGATGCCGGCATGGCTGAAAAATCACCCATTGAAATTATTAATCAAGACCTTTTGGGCGGCATGAAAACGGTTGGTGAACTATTCGGTTCCGGTCAAATGCAGCTGCCTTTCGTGCTCCAGTCGGCGGAAACAATGAAAACTGCTGTTGCCTATCTAGAAAACTTTATGGAGGCCACTGATAATTCCGGCGGTAAAGGTAAAATTGTCCTTGCTACAGTCAAGGGTGATGTGCATGATATTGGCAAAAATCTGGTCGATATTATTCTGTCCAATAACGGCTATGAGGTTGTGAATTTGGGAATTAAGCAGCCCATTTCCACCATTATTTCCGCCGTTCGCGACCATAATGCCGACGTGGTGGGCATGTCCGGTCTACTGGTGAAATCCACGGTGATCATGAAGGAAAACCTGGAGGAAATGAACACTGCGGGCGCATCGGACATTCCCGTGCTGCTGGGCGGCGCCGCGCTGACCCGTACCTATGTGGAAAACGACCTCACCGATGTGTATCAGGGTGATGTGCACTACGCCCGGGACGCGTTCGAGGGCCTCCGTCTGATGGACGACATCATGGCAACCAAACGCGGCGAACTAGTCATCGATCCTGCCGCTGAGGAAAAGAAGCTGCAGCGCAAGGCCCGGCATGAGCGATCCCGCAGGATTGCCGCTGAACGCAAAGCTGCCGCAACTCCTGTGGAGATTCCCGCGCGTAGCGACGTCGCGACCGACACTCCCGTGGCCACCCCACCGTTCTGGGGAACCAGGATTGTCAAGGGCCTCTCGCTGTCCGACTACCTGCCGTTTTTGGATGAACGGGCCCTGTTCATGGGGCAGTGGGGGCTGAGGGGCACCCGCGGTGCCGATGGCCCTTCCTACGACGACCTCGTGGAAACCGAAGGTCGCCCCCGTCTGCGCTATTGGGTCGATCGCCTGAAATCCGAAGGCATTCTCAACCACGCTGCAGTGGTGTACGGCTACTTCCCGGCAATCTCCGCAGGCGATGAGGTGCTGGTGCTAGAGTCGCCCACTCTCGATGCCCCGGTTCGCGCGCGTTTCCCCTTCCCGCGACAACAACGCGGACGCTTTCTTAACATTGCCGACTTCATTCATTCTGACACAGTTGACGTCTTGCCATTCCAGCTGGTCACCATGGGGCAGCCCATCGCTGATTTTGCTAACACGCTGTTTGCCAACAACGAGTACCGTGATTACCTGGAAGTTCACGGCATGGGGGTGCAGCTCACCGAAGCACTTGCCGAGTACTGGCATGCCCGCATCCGGTCAGAGCTTGTCCTTGATGACGGCACCGTAGGTGACCACGACGCCACCGACACAAAGCGCTTCTTTGACTTGGACTACCGTGGTGCGCGGTATTCCTTTGGTTATGGCTCCTGCCCCGACCTGGAATCACGCCGCACCATGGTGGATCTGCTGCAACCACAGCGCATTGGTGTCGAATTGTCTGAGGAACTGCAGCTGCATCCTGAGCAATCAACTGACGCGTTTGTTCTCTACCACCCTGAGGCGACGTACTTTAACGTCTGA
- the aspA gene encoding aspartate ammonia-lyase — protein MSKTKKTTTPTARTGYRLEEDLLGTMEVPNDAYYGIHTLRAIDNFNISRTTINHIPEFIRGMVQVKKATALANRRLHTLPAKKCEAIVWACDQILDKGRCMDQFPIDVFQGGAGTSLNMNTNEVIANLALEYLGEPKGNYSVINPNDDVNMSQSTNDAYPTGFRLGVYAALIELIKQIDQLQSAFHAKGTEFVDILKMGRTQLQDAVPMTLGEEFQAFAHNLAEEQAVLRMAADRLLEVNLGATAIGTGVNTPAGYRHQVVASLSEVTGLEIKSARDLIEATSDTGAYVLAHGAVKRAAMKLSKICNDLRLLSSGPRAGLNEINLPPRQAGSSIMPAKVNPVIPEVVNQVCLKVFGNDLTVTMAAEAGQLQLNVMEPVIGEALFQSIRILRNAVTALREKCVVGITANADVCRAYVENSIGIVTYLNPFIGHHNGDMIGKEAAATGKTVRELVLEKGLMDEQTLDQVLSKENLMHPVFRGALYLEN, from the coding sequence ATGAGCAAAACCAAAAAAACAACCACCCCCACAGCACGCACCGGATACCGCCTAGAAGAAGACCTACTAGGCACCATGGAAGTACCCAACGACGCCTACTACGGCATCCACACCCTGCGCGCCATCGACAACTTCAACATTTCCCGAACCACCATTAACCACATTCCCGAATTCATCCGCGGCATGGTTCAAGTCAAAAAAGCAACGGCACTGGCCAACCGCCGACTGCACACCCTGCCCGCCAAAAAATGCGAGGCCATCGTCTGGGCCTGCGACCAAATCCTGGACAAAGGACGTTGCATGGATCAATTCCCCATTGACGTCTTCCAAGGCGGAGCCGGCACCAGCCTCAACATGAACACCAACGAGGTCATCGCTAACCTTGCACTCGAATACCTCGGCGAACCCAAAGGCAACTACAGCGTCATCAACCCCAACGACGACGTCAACATGAGCCAATCCACCAACGACGCCTATCCCACAGGTTTCCGTCTCGGGGTCTATGCTGCGCTCATTGAACTCATCAAACAAATCGACCAACTCCAATCAGCCTTCCACGCCAAAGGCACCGAATTCGTCGATATTCTCAAAATGGGACGCACCCAACTTCAAGACGCCGTGCCCATGACCCTCGGTGAGGAATTCCAAGCCTTCGCCCACAACCTCGCCGAAGAACAAGCTGTCCTCCGCATGGCCGCTGATCGACTCCTCGAAGTGAACCTGGGTGCTACAGCTATTGGAACCGGCGTCAACACCCCTGCAGGATACCGCCACCAAGTCGTCGCCTCGCTCTCCGAAGTCACCGGATTGGAGATCAAATCCGCCCGCGACCTCATCGAAGCAACATCCGACACTGGTGCCTATGTCCTCGCACACGGTGCCGTCAAACGCGCGGCCATGAAACTATCCAAGATCTGCAATGACCTCAGGCTGCTTTCCTCAGGCCCCCGCGCCGGGCTCAACGAAATCAACCTGCCTCCACGCCAGGCGGGATCATCCATCATGCCGGCCAAAGTGAACCCGGTGATCCCTGAAGTGGTCAACCAGGTCTGCCTGAAAGTGTTCGGTAACGATCTGACAGTAACCATGGCCGCCGAAGCGGGCCAGTTGCAGCTCAACGTCATGGAACCCGTCATTGGGGAAGCCCTGTTCCAATCCATTCGCATCCTCCGGAACGCAGTGACTGCGCTGCGTGAGAAGTGCGTCGTTGGCATCACCGCCAACGCCGACGTGTGCCGCGCTTACGTGGAAAACTCCATCGGCATTGTCACATACCTCAACCCTTTTATCGGTCACCATAACGGTGACATGATTGGCAAGGAGGCGGCCGCCACGGGAAAAACAGTACGCGAACTAGTCCTGGAGAAGGGACTGATGGATGAACAAACCCTCGACCAGGTTCTTTCTAAAGAAAACCTCATGCACCCTGTCTTTCGAGGAGCCCTCTACCTAGAAAACTAG
- a CDS encoding phosphoribosyl-ATP diphosphatase, whose protein sequence is MAQVKNFDSLYIELSQRAAERPDGSATVEALDKGVHAIGKKIIEEAGEVWIAAEYQTDAELAEEISQLMYWTQVIMLARGITPDDIYKNL, encoded by the coding sequence ATGGCACAAGTGAAAAACTTTGACAGCCTTTACATCGAACTTTCGCAACGAGCCGCAGAGCGGCCCGACGGATCAGCCACCGTCGAAGCCCTCGATAAAGGCGTGCATGCAATAGGCAAAAAAATCATCGAAGAAGCAGGCGAAGTCTGGATCGCGGCTGAATACCAAACAGATGCCGAACTCGCCGAAGAAATATCCCAGCTTATGTACTGGACCCAAGTAATCATGCTTGCCCGCGGCATTACCCCCGACGACATCTACAAAAACCTCTAA
- a CDS encoding HAD family hydrolase, whose translation MLKAILWDMDGTLVDSEPLWGIAADEMSEKMGRKLTPELHEKIIGVTFEETVTICANHAGITLTDDIFRHYYDITLERVAELFQQKLAPNPGVRELLTELSQQGMPMMVATNTVRKLADMAINAVGRDFFTATICGDEVEHGKPAPDMYLAAARMLGVEAKDCLVFEDSIAGMKAAYTAGCSVIGLPEAGIYPPEGITTLQQLHGCNSFDGVTATDVHQWFNTQPSKHVEEWHK comes from the coding sequence ATGCTAAAAGCGATACTATGGGACATGGACGGCACTCTCGTAGATTCAGAGCCACTGTGGGGGATTGCCGCCGATGAGATGAGCGAAAAAATGGGCAGGAAGCTCACCCCAGAACTTCACGAAAAAATAATCGGCGTTACATTCGAAGAAACCGTTACTATCTGCGCCAACCACGCAGGCATCACCCTCACCGATGACATCTTCCGGCACTACTACGACATCACCCTTGAACGGGTCGCTGAACTTTTCCAACAAAAACTTGCCCCCAATCCTGGTGTGCGTGAGCTGCTCACCGAACTGTCGCAACAAGGCATGCCCATGATGGTGGCCACCAACACCGTCAGGAAACTCGCCGACATGGCTATCAACGCCGTCGGCCGTGACTTCTTCACCGCCACCATCTGCGGTGATGAGGTCGAACACGGAAAACCAGCACCTGACATGTACCTGGCGGCAGCACGCATGCTTGGCGTCGAAGCAAAAGATTGCCTTGTCTTTGAAGACAGCATTGCAGGAATGAAGGCCGCCTACACAGCGGGATGCTCCGTCATCGGCCTGCCCGAAGCTGGAATCTACCCACCGGAAGGCATAACAACTCTCCAACAACTCCATGGATGCAACTCCTTCGATGGTGTTACCGCAACCGACGTGCATCAATGGTTTAACACCCAGCCCAGTAAGCATGTGGAAGAATGGCACAAGTGA
- a CDS encoding undecaprenyl-diphosphate phosphatase translates to MSWAQVIVLSIVQGLTEFLPISSSGHIRIMSELFWGHDAGASFTAVIQLGTEIAVLVFFARDIFSIAVDWVRGLFNKDERNFNYRMGWMVIVGTIPVSVLGFLGKDYIREALRNLWITATVLILFSFVFILAERIGSKKRGYDDLTMRDAIVMGLAQCLALIPGVSRSGGTISAGLFVGLNREVAARFSFLLAIPAVFASGIFSLPDAFAPQAGQAASGAQLLIGSVIAFAVGYASIAWFLKFVSSNSFSWFAVYRIPAGLVVMALLAAGILAP, encoded by the coding sequence ATGAGCTGGGCGCAAGTTATTGTTTTATCTATCGTTCAGGGGTTGACGGAGTTTCTACCCATTAGCTCCTCTGGCCACATTCGGATTATGTCCGAGTTGTTCTGGGGACATGACGCTGGGGCATCGTTTACTGCTGTGATCCAGCTGGGAACTGAGATCGCTGTGCTGGTCTTTTTTGCGCGCGATATTTTCAGTATTGCTGTGGACTGGGTGCGTGGCCTGTTCAATAAGGACGAGCGCAATTTCAACTACCGCATGGGGTGGATGGTTATTGTGGGCACCATTCCGGTGTCTGTGCTGGGTTTCCTGGGCAAAGACTACATTCGTGAAGCCCTGCGCAACCTATGGATCACCGCAACGGTTCTGATCCTGTTCTCCTTTGTATTTATTCTCGCTGAGCGCATAGGCTCGAAAAAACGCGGCTACGACGATTTGACCATGCGCGATGCCATTGTGATGGGTCTTGCACAGTGCCTGGCTCTCATCCCCGGCGTGTCACGCTCCGGCGGTACCATTTCCGCTGGCCTGTTCGTGGGACTCAACCGTGAAGTTGCCGCCAGGTTTAGCTTCCTGTTGGCCATTCCCGCTGTGTTTGCATCAGGTATTTTCTCTCTCCCTGACGCCTTTGCGCCTCAAGCAGGCCAGGCGGCATCTGGCGCGCAGCTGCTGATCGGTTCGGTCATTGCCTTTGCTGTGGGTTACGCCTCTATCGCGTGGTTCCTGAAGTTCGTGTCCTCCAACTCCTTCTCCTGGTTTGCGGTTTATCGTATTCCCGCAGGTCTCGTGGTGATGGCGCTGCTCGCTGCGGGTATCCTCGCCCCCTAA
- the mshC gene encoding cysteine--1-D-myo-inosityl 2-amino-2-deoxy-alpha-D-glucopyranoside ligase — MHSWPQPSVPSVGGTPVALQLFDTADAALKPVAVYDGGAGMYVCGITPYDSTHLGHAATYLTFDLIHRILLDNGVSVRFVQNITDVDDPLFERAARDGVDWRELGESQINLFRSDMEDLRVIPPHDYVSVTDSVDEVIDMVSALLTIGAAYVVDDPDHPDIYASIDATPQFGYESNYSRDVMEQLFAERGGDPDRPGKRDPLDALIWRAARDGEPAWDAPFGAGRPGWHIECSAIAKNRIGSLFSIQGGGSDLIFPHHEFSAAHFEAAVPAKRMADHYVHAGMIALDGVKMSKSLGNLVFVSRLTAAGHDPAAIRLGVYAGHYRSDRDWSDVVLHDAEERLARWRAAVHISSSEEAAQELVRTVRMHLANDLDTPSALAAVDGWVDTLSGDGDGGEVVTRAIDALLGVKL; from the coding sequence ATGCATTCTTGGCCCCAGCCTTCCGTGCCTTCTGTGGGAGGCACCCCTGTAGCATTGCAGCTTTTCGACACCGCTGATGCCGCACTAAAACCCGTGGCCGTCTATGACGGTGGAGCAGGTATGTACGTGTGTGGCATCACCCCTTATGATTCAACGCATCTGGGGCACGCTGCAACCTACCTCACTTTTGACTTAATCCACAGAATACTGCTGGATAATGGGGTGTCTGTGCGCTTTGTCCAAAACATCACCGACGTAGATGATCCGCTGTTTGAACGTGCAGCCCGTGACGGTGTGGACTGGCGTGAACTCGGGGAAAGCCAGATCAACCTGTTCCGCTCGGATATGGAAGACCTGCGAGTCATCCCACCCCACGACTACGTGAGCGTGACTGACTCTGTTGATGAGGTTATTGACATGGTGAGCGCTCTTCTTACAATCGGCGCAGCCTATGTGGTTGATGACCCCGACCATCCCGACATTTATGCCTCCATTGATGCTACGCCGCAGTTCGGATACGAATCCAACTACAGCCGCGATGTGATGGAACAACTCTTCGCCGAACGTGGTGGCGACCCCGACCGTCCTGGCAAACGCGACCCCCTTGACGCGTTGATCTGGCGTGCAGCCCGCGATGGCGAACCTGCTTGGGATGCACCATTCGGTGCGGGGCGTCCCGGCTGGCACATTGAATGCTCTGCCATCGCAAAAAACCGCATTGGCTCACTCTTTTCCATCCAAGGTGGTGGAAGCGACCTGATCTTCCCGCACCACGAATTTTCCGCAGCCCATTTCGAAGCAGCAGTTCCTGCCAAGCGCATGGCAGACCACTATGTGCATGCCGGGATGATTGCCCTTGATGGCGTAAAAATGAGTAAGTCCCTGGGGAATCTTGTCTTTGTGTCGCGATTGACTGCGGCTGGACATGACCCAGCTGCCATTCGACTCGGGGTCTACGCTGGACACTACCGCAGCGACAGGGACTGGTCCGACGTGGTGCTGCATGATGCTGAAGAACGCCTTGCGCGCTGGCGAGCTGCCGTTCATATTTCTTCTTCTGAGGAAGCTGCACAGGAGCTGGTGCGGACCGTACGCATGCACCTAGCCAATGATCTGGATACCCCCTCCGCCTTGGCAGCGGTTGATGGATGGGTAGACACACTTTCTGGCGACGGCGACGGTGGGGAAGTAGTGACTCGTGCCATTGATGCTTTGCTTGGGGTGAAGCTATGA
- a CDS encoding TM2 domain-containing protein: MTAPNPNASFLDKAAQPFAGLTPAGEKSWIVALALAFFLGAIGAHNFYLGYTKKGVLQLGLMVIGLVTSIIVIGGLVVAAVALWGFVEFIMIIIGAGGYDKDAAGMPLKR; encoded by the coding sequence GTGACTGCCCCTAACCCTAATGCATCTTTCCTGGATAAAGCCGCTCAGCCTTTTGCTGGCCTGACTCCAGCAGGTGAAAAGTCGTGGATTGTTGCCCTTGCCCTGGCATTCTTCCTTGGCGCCATTGGTGCTCATAACTTCTACCTTGGCTACACCAAAAAGGGAGTCCTCCAACTAGGCTTGATGGTCATTGGCCTCGTCACGTCGATCATTGTCATCGGAGGTCTCGTGGTGGCAGCAGTCGCCCTGTGGGGATTCGTGGAGTTCATCATGATCATCATTGGTGCCGGCGGCTACGACAAGGACGCAGCAGGAATGCCGCTGAAACGATAA
- a CDS encoding ABC transporter ATP-binding protein: MTTILDARDISVSYGRQAVLHGANLTAQQGEIVALLGPNGAGKTTLIKAVLGLVASRGGIDITGNIGILLDDGGLLPGLTGRQHLHAVALFHGKTGADEALQLVDMAYAADQKISTYSLGMKRRIALAAALIAQPTLLLLDEPANGLDPEGIRWLNHFLRDYAAQGNAVVLCTHHLAEAEAISTITTMIRAGRTIYQGPTTDDLEHHYFTMMGKP; this comes from the coding sequence ATGACAACCATACTCGACGCTCGGGATATTTCGGTATCGTATGGGCGACAAGCAGTGCTTCACGGCGCGAACCTAACTGCCCAGCAGGGTGAGATCGTGGCACTGCTCGGCCCCAACGGCGCTGGAAAAACCACACTCATTAAAGCAGTTCTCGGACTTGTTGCATCGCGTGGCGGCATAGACATCACAGGAAATATTGGCATTCTGCTAGACGATGGGGGACTACTACCAGGACTAACCGGCCGACAGCACCTTCATGCCGTGGCGCTTTTTCACGGAAAAACCGGCGCCGATGAAGCGCTACAGCTCGTGGACATGGCCTACGCCGCCGACCAAAAAATCAGCACCTACTCACTAGGAATGAAGCGGCGCATCGCCCTCGCTGCAGCGCTCATCGCACAGCCAACCTTGCTGCTTCTCGACGAACCTGCCAACGGCCTCGACCCTGAAGGAATCCGCTGGCTCAACCACTTTCTGCGGGACTACGCGGCACAGGGCAATGCCGTGGTCCTGTGCACCCACCACCTCGCCGAAGCAGAGGCCATATCCACCATAACCACCATGATTCGCGCCGGGCGCACAATCTACCAAGGCCCCACCACAGACGACCTCGAACACCACTACTTCACCATGATGGGCAAGCCATGA